A part of Lysobacter firmicutimachus genomic DNA contains:
- a CDS encoding DUF3489 domain-containing protein: protein MSTIELSANQRSVLELALDTEGRIERYPASLLGGARTSVMRGLLRNELVEAHDAGYRLTAAGYAAIGANEPAGEDIASENAGAEPEADAGEGTEPSSDHALPEPAPAPAPAKPKRAARGDTKLATVVGMLMRPDGATIAEIMAKTDWQQHSVRGFLAGAVKKKGYTVTNTKEGQGERVYRIATEAPQADAGNTGPQADEEE, encoded by the coding sequence ATGAGCACCATCGAACTGTCCGCCAACCAGCGCAGCGTCCTCGAACTGGCCCTCGACACCGAGGGCCGCATCGAGCGCTATCCTGCCAGCTTGCTGGGCGGCGCGCGGACCAGCGTCATGCGCGGCCTGCTGCGAAACGAACTGGTCGAAGCGCACGATGCCGGCTACCGCCTTACCGCTGCCGGCTACGCGGCCATCGGCGCCAATGAGCCGGCTGGCGAGGACATCGCCAGCGAGAATGCAGGCGCCGAGCCGGAGGCCGATGCGGGCGAAGGCACCGAGCCGAGTTCGGACCATGCACTGCCCGAGCCCGCACCCGCACCCGCACCGGCTAAGCCGAAGCGCGCCGCGCGCGGGGACACCAAACTGGCGACGGTCGTCGGCATGCTGATGCGCCCGGATGGCGCCACCATCGCCGAGATCATGGCCAAGACCGACTGGCAGCAGCACTCGGTGCGCGGCTTCCTCGCCGGCGCAGTCAAGAAGAAGGGCTACACCGTGACCAACACCAAGGAAGGCCAGGGCGAGCGGGTGTACCGCATCGCGACCGAGGCGCCGCAAGCGGACGCCGGCAACACCGGCCCGCAGGCCGACGAAGAAGAGTAA